In Lactuca sativa cultivar Salinas chromosome 5, Lsat_Salinas_v11, whole genome shotgun sequence, the DNA window TCAAGATAATCCGAGGAGTTCCGAACTACCCAAAGCGATGATTTAGAAGCCATCAATGGATAGTTTTTTTTCTTTAAGTTTATGGTGATGTTGAGGAGGAATATATAGCGGTAACAATTGGAGTTAGTAGAGTAGGTAATTAATTTTCTGCCATCATTTGCTTCAATAAATATTATAGTCTATTATGGCGGTTGTAGGTTTAGGTAATCATGGTATCTATACATTGAAGATGATAATCCTTATCTTCttatgaattattattattattattattattattttatttatttattttttttttttgcattttatcaaacaaatcGGTATATATTACCTTCttttattaatttgatataaataaaataaatattttttttgtatgttataATGAGATTATAATCTTgttattatttatagtttttacattatatttttagtaattattttttttttcatttttttaaatataaaatataaagttaCTATTAGATGAAAAGCTTTTTATATGAAAGGATTGTTTGTATTTATTGTAATTAAGTCGATTTGACTTCTGCATTTatgaatatttatattttttataattgttaattcTGAATAGATTTAAGTAATAAATGAAAGATTTTACTaggtaataaaatattatatatttcgGAAGATTAGTTGCATATATATACATGTGTAAGTTAtaactaatattatatttttcaatcgcattagatttaatatttttaaGTAAAATGATTCTGAATATGTAGTTGATGATTTGAAATAGTCTTAACATATATTTCGGAAGATTAGTGGCatatatatttatgtgtaagttataactaataatatatatttcaaTATAATGTATATTTTTCATCAAAATAAGATGTATAACACACAAATGAGGTTGTGTAAATTTTGCAATACGTTGGTTCAACATGATTCTAGAAATTGTCCATTTGTCAAAAGACATGCTCAAAAGAGTTGCAGAGAAGATGTTGAAGGAAAAAGACATTGGTATATCTCTGAAATATGAGGGAATCCATTTTTCTCTCTTGTTGAACATATCAGCCAACCATTTATTATCCTTCAAATGAAATTCATTCAACATCAAATCCCATTTGTTCTCAAATTCTGATGGTTCAATATTCATATTCCAAACTAGTTGATTTATGCGTTTCTTGAAATCTGAATTTGAAACTAAATCAGCGTCAATCTGTCAAgttaaatttgattttattaatatattttcataagctatttttaattcaataaattaaattttttgtTACCTTTGATGGCATTTTTGACATTATGTGCCACATACATAATCTGTGAGTACATCCTTGAAACACCTTTCCTATTGAAGAAGATAATGCTACATCTATGTCTGACAGAAtcattgttggtttcttcttatGTGATGACAAAAAAGCTTCTAATAACCAAGAGTATGATTCAATTGTTTCATCTGATATTAGTCCTACTCCAACATTGATTGTCTTTTCATGATTGTTTATTGCAGTGAAAGGAACAAATATCATATTGTACCTGAAAATAATTGTAAAATGTATCCCTAATtctataatataatttaataaatataaattttacctGTTTGTTCTATATGTAGcacttggttcctggtacgtaaatcttatttgagtaatttccatttttagccttggactcagcgagtcataggtccgactcgccgagtagagacgggacccgggacatgtttaagttggcgactcggcgagtccatatcctggactcggcgagtcaccgctgtttgatgaaaccctaagtttcaggggtttgcaccctatttaagccctcatttccgcccTAAGccagcccccttcaccctcaggaGCTCTCCATATGTTCTAACcccttgttcttgtgagtttgaggccttttgtgtgttttcttgaagattttgagaagtaggaggagtagatcaagaggaagggaaggaagtcAAGCATCTTTGTGTTCTCTCAGTAATTTCTTggaggtataactcgttttccctctgtttctatgcttgttactccattaaagtccttcttgagcccttccccaagcttgcatgtgcaatataattcgtaataagctgattgacctctagatctaggcatggttgagctccaagagctcagatctactgcctttatggacccatattACATaaagaccctagatctactcatttggtgcattttgaaccctaaaactttacgtgttattcatgttCTAGGAACCCAGTTCTGTGGATAGcataagctggattcaagcagaatccagcatatagtgattgcatggtaacaactcggcgagtctgctcgcgagtctccgagtttgtccccttttcgttgtttgagtgggagtagtgagtcacggggtgtgactcagtgagttggaagccaaactcatccatggaggaactcgacgagtcaatgccctgactcggcgagttcaaggcaatctccttagatcaagaacaaactcggcgagttgttcatacaactcggcgagtcgcagcatatgtgttcttcggatgaagatgaactcggcgagttgttcatacaactcggcgagtaggatgaaggacttgaacctcaatttagaaggagaactcgtcgagtcaacgtctaactcgacgagtagggacgagatCCAGGGCAAtcgattggatagggactcggcgagttggagagccaactcggcgagtcgggtcaactaaaagttgactttgactttgacttatgacatgatcaggggtaaaatggtcattttacccaaaggacagttagcagtgattgattgagtatgttgtgggagttgcagccggaggatttccggagcagcagcagcagtaggcagtcagttcccgaccAGACCAGCAACTACTTcggggtgagttaccttccagtagcggtgggtctacggccacaatgccggcccaccagtaggagttgtatgtggatgattgtctccgtgatattcatctagggttactaCTACCTGTTCCAttcttatgtgctagtatgatgtgatgctatgtgttagtggtagtaggggagatagtcccaaGACATCCGGtcaatagggccgaaggggtagttatacccagccatgctagatagattctgatactgtggtacatgttatgtggtagtagtagaggggagaagtagtctccagtatccggtcgagaggaccgaaggggaggccagcacccaggtatgctaggcaacaTCCGGTccaaaggaccgaaggggtaggtcgagcaccaaGATATGCCTGACGAtagatgtatgttatgtgattattatggtatgtggtacagtgggggaactcactaagctttgtgcttacgtttttcagttgttgtttcaggtacctctttagccaaggggaaggagcaggctcggtagcagcatatcacacacttttgtttccgcagttatgagtttattctgggattgatactctgatattttggttgtttaaatgttgtggatttcaatttggttttcaatgtaaaatggtttaattatacaatgttttaattattaatgattTCCAAGTAATGATttataaacaaaatttttggacgtgaaaattaggtcgttacaagttggtatcagagccttggtttgagggattaggacacaccttcgggggtgtctgaactcagatcgagggattgaaagattttctaaaggaaaatgttttgaaaaaaaatgagaaaatagttttgagaaagaacgaagtgtgtgatgtgcgcgaccggccgagctcaagtaagtattccccaaagtacccatacaagtttatgttatgtttatcagcttttgtagaacagcatgctagaatatgactaaggatctaggaacgatgccttatgtgcctgctttatgtgtttcagctgtataaaaaaaaattgcatgctagagtcGAGTAGACagcaataggatagcctgttaggttatgcctgatactATGAGTTTAGCTCTGTATGCTAGATTAGTTCTTCTCTATGAGAGCGGATTTGCTTGAAATTGTTCCCTTAGCTCGAATGAtggttgctttgtgctttgtgggactctgagtggtgggagttagccattaggtgaatacgtcacgtcacatgtgatcagggttgaataatcttagagtgttggatttggccctattacacagctctcgtttgagtctaaccgttgtagggatgagcctgttactcgaaggattatccgagtctaaccacatgtgatggtattcaggtaatggtcaattggcactactaagaggccttcagcagctgaggacctggtagggtggagcctgagatttccctagggcaagcctaggatgagtatagtagtgatcagcCGTAGTGGaaaggatctggtggagtcgaggcagttcttggagaaggtacggatagatgttgaaggtagtatgggcccgtactactgaaagcagaggatccgtacccgagccaAGGGAGGCCAAGatgagaccagggaacttgtggtagatgtgatccctcaagaagtattAGTATCACTAACAATTATTATTCCTGTAttacagaatggtggtactacgttcgaggccgatagatggcggtttatgagaggggtcaggttcgggatcaggttccgagccagtcgatgagggactacgcgagttcatcgcgtcagagagattaccagaggcatcattgagtcgacccccatcatctttgggtcgatcaaggagaggatcatcgagttgatggaggatcactttagggcgttcaggagcgacatggcatctggccagtcggggcctcgcacgctgtcctttaaggacttcaggggcagtggtgcaccagatttccacggggtgaaagaccccattgctgctaggcaatggattgcagacatcgagtctgcacagttgactagcttctgcccctcgggtcgaaggtgaggtatgcagcaggatgtttacgggaccgagcttGAGATTgtt includes these proteins:
- the LOC128125938 gene encoding protein FAR-RED ELONGATED HYPOCOTYL 3-like, whose translation is MEITQIRFTYQEPSATYRTNRYNMIFVPFTAINNHEKTINVGVGLISDETIESYSWLLEAFLSSHKKKPTMILSDIDVALSSSIGKVFQGCTHRLCMWHIMSKMPSKIDADLVSNSDFKKRINQLVWNMNIEPSEFENKWDLMLNEFHLKDNKWLADMFNKREKWIPSYFRDIPMSFSFNIFSATLLSMSFDKWTISRIMLNQRIAKFTQPHLCVIHLILMKNIHYIEIYIISYNLHINIYATNLPKYMLRLFQIINYIFRIILLKNIKSNAIEKYNISYNLHMYIYATNLPKYIIFYYLVKSFIYYLNLFRINNYKKYKYS